The following are encoded together in the Trichomycterus rosablanca isolate fTriRos1 chromosome 19, fTriRos1.hap1, whole genome shotgun sequence genome:
- the LOC134333168 gene encoding structural maintenance of chromosomes protein 1A yields the protein MGYLKLIEIENFKSYKGKQIIGPFQKFTAIIGPNGSGKSNLMDAISFVLAEKTSNLRVKTLKDLIHGAPVGKPAANRAYVSMVYQEDTGVERSFTRVIIGASSEYRINNKVVGLPEYSEELEKLGILIKARNFLVFQGAVESIAMKNPKERTALFEEISRSGELAQEYDRRKKEMVKAEEDTQFNYHRKKNIAAERKEAKQEKEEAERYQRLKDEVVRANVQMQLFKLYHNECDIDRLNRELAQRNKEIDKDRKRMDRVEEELKDKKKELGRMMREQQTIEKEIKEKDAELNQKRPQYIKAKENTAHKIKKLEAARKSLQNAQKCYKKRKADMDELEREQKAVALARQEFEERMEEEAQSQGQDLQLEENQVKAYHRLKEEASKRAATLAQEAEKFNRDQKADQDRLDLEERKKVETEAKIKQKIREIEENQKRIEKLEDYITTSRQSLDEQKKLEEELTEEVEQAKRRIDEINTELNQVMEQLGDARIDRQENSRQQRKAEIMESIKRLYPGSVYGRLIDLCQPTQKKYQIAVTKVLGKNMDAIIVDSEKTGRDCIQYIKEQRGEPETFLPLDYLEVKPTDEKLRELRGAKLVIDVIRYEPPHIKKALQYACGNALVCDNVEDARRIAFGGPYRHKTVALDGTLFQKSGVISGGASDLKAKARRWDEKAVDKLKDRKEKLTDELKEQMKAKRKEAELRQVQSQAHGLQMRLKYSQSDLEQTKTRHLSLNMQEKSKLESELANFGPRINDIKRIVQSREREMKELKDRMNLVEDEVFLDFCKEIGVRNIREFEEEKVKRQNEIAKKRLEFETQKTRLAIQLDYERNQLKEDQDKVATWEQTVKKDDNEIEKLKKEEQRHMKIIDETMAQLQDLKNQHLTKKSEVNDKNHEMEEIRKKLGGANKELTQLQKEVTAIETKLEQRRSDRHNLLQACKMQDIKLPFRSGTMDDISQEEGNSQEESMSSSQKTSSTVSAKEALIELDYSCLSEDLKDALSEEEIKAEMNSLQQKLNEQQSILQRISAPNMKAMEKLESVRDKFQETSDEFEAARKRAKKAKQAFEQIKKERYDRFNACFESVATNIDEIYKALSRNSSAQAFLGPENPEEPYLDGINYNCVAPGKRFRPMDNLSGGEKTVAALALLFAIHSYKPAPFFVLDEIDAALDNTNIGKVANYIKDQSVQNFQAIVISLKEEFYTKADSLIGVYPEQGDCVISKVLTFDLSQYPDANPNPNE from the exons ATGGGCTATCTTAAGTTAATCGAGATCGAAAACTTTAAATCGTATAAAGGAAAACAGATTATCGGACCCTTTCAGAAGTTTACTGCTATTATCGGACCGAATGGATCAG GCAAGTCGAACCTCATGGACGCCATCAGCTTTGTCCTGGCTGAGAAGACCAGTAACCTGCGTGTGAAAACACTGAAGGACCTCATTCATGGTGCACCTGTGGGTAAACCAGCAGCTAACCGGGCCTACGTCAGCATGGTGTACCAAGAGGACACCGGAGTAGAGCGCTCCTTCACCCGAGTCATTATAG GTGCGTCGTCGGAATATCGCATCAATAACAAAGTGGTGGGGCTGCCGGAGTACAGCGAGGAGCTGGAGAAACTGGGCATTCTCATCAAGGCCAGGAACTTCCTGGTGTTCCAG GGCGCGGTCGAGTCCATCGCCATGAAGAACCCCAAGGAACGAACGGCCCTGTTCGAGGAGATCTCCCGCTCCGGCGAGCTGGCTCAGGAGTACGACCGGCGTAAGAAGGAGATGGTGAAGGCCGAGGAGGACACGCAGTTCAACTACCATCGCAAGAAGAACATCGCCGCTGAGCGCAAAGAGGCCAAGCAGGAGAAAGAAGAG GCCGAGCGCTACCAGAGACTGAAGGACGAAGTGGTGCGGGCCAACGTGCAGATGCAGCTCTTCAAGCTCTACCACAACGAGTGCGATATCGACAGGCTGAACCGCGAGCTGGCGCAGCGCAACAAGGAGATCGACAAGGACCGCAAACGCATGGACCGCGTGGAGGAGGAGCTGAAGGACAAGAAAAAAGAGCTGGGCAGGATGATGAGAGAGCAGCAGACCATCGAGAAGGAGATCAA GGAGAAGGACGCCGAGCTGAACCAGAAGAGGCCGCAGTACATCAAGGCGAAGGAGAACACCGCTCACAAAATCAAGAAGCTGGAAGCTGCCCGGAAATCCCTGCAGAACGCCCAGAAGTGCTACAAGAAGCGCAAGGCGGACATGGACGAGCTGGAGCGTGAGCAGAAAGCCGTGGCGCTGGCCAGGCAGGAGTTTGAGGAGCGCATGGAAGAGGAGGCGCAGAGCCAGGGCCAGGATCTCCAGCTTGAGGAGAATCAG GTCAAAGCGTATCACCGGCTGAAGGAGGAGGCCAGCAAGCGAGCGGCTACTCTGGCCCAGGAGGCCGAGAAGTTCAACCGCGACCAGAAGGCGGATCAGGATCGGCTGGACCTGGAGGAGAGGAAGAAAGTGGAGACCGAG GCCAAGATCAAGCAGAAGATCAGAGAGATCGAGGAGAACCAGAAGCGCATTGAGAAGCTGGAGGACTACATCACCACCAGCAG GCAGTCTCTGGATGAGCAGAAGAAGCTGGAAGAGGAGCTCACAGAGGAGGTGGAGCAGGCCAAGAGAAGGATTGATGAGATCAACACGGAGCTCAACCAG GTGATGGAGCAGTTGGGCGACGCTCGTATCGACCGGCAGGAGAACAGCAGGCAGCAGCGGAAAGCCGAGATCATGGAGAGCATCAAGAGGCTCTACCCTGGTTCAGTG tacgGCAGGCTCATCGATCTGTGCCAGCCCACTCAGAAGAAGTACCAGATCGCCGTGACCAAAGTACTGGGTAAGAACATGGACGCCATCATCGTGGACTCGGAGAAGACCGGGCGCGACTGCATCCAGTACATCAAAGAGCAGAGAGGAGAACCCGAGACCTTCTTACCCCTCGACTATCTGGAG GTTAAACCCACGGACGAGAAGCTGCGCGAGCTACGCGGTGCCAAGCTGGTGATCGACGTGATTCGCTACGAGCCTCCGCATATCAAGAAAGCTCTGCAGTACGCCTGTGGAAACGCCCTCGTGTGCGATAACGTGGAGGACGCGCGCAGGATCGCTTTCGGAGGCCCGTACAGACACAAG ACGGTGGCTCTAGACGGAACACTTTTCCAGAAGTCCGGTGTGATCTCTGGAGGTGCCAGCGATCTGAAGGCCAAAGCCCGGCGCTGGGACGAAAAAGCCGTGGACAAGCTGAAGGACAGGAAAGAAAAACTCACAGACGAGCTGAAG GAGCAAATGAAGGCGAAACGGAAGGAGGCCGAGCTGCGTCAGGTGCAGTCTCAGGCTCACGGGCTCCAGATGAGGCTGAAGTACTCTCAGAGTGACCTGGAACAGACCAAAACTCGCCACCTGTCCTTAAACATGCAG gaaaAGTCCAAGTTGGAAAGTGAGCTGGCAAACTTTGGCCCACGTATCAACGACATCAAGAGGATCGTTCAGTCACGCGAGAGAGAAATGAAAGAGCTCAAGGACCGCATGAACCTG GTGGAGGACGAGGTGTTTTTGGATTTCTGTAAGGAAATCGGAGTCAGAAACATCCGAGAGTTCGAGGAGGAAAAAGTAAAAAGGCAGAACGAGATCGCCAAGAAGCG TTTGGAGTTTGAAACCCAAAAGACTCGCCTGGCGATCCAGTTGGACTACGAGAGGAACCAGCTGAAGGAGGACCAGGATAAAGTCGCCACGTGGGAGCAGACGGTCAAGAAGGACGACAATGAGATCGAAAAGCTGAAGAAG GAGGAACAAAGGCACATGAAGATCATTGATGAAACCATGGCTCAGCTTCAGGATCTGAAGAACCAGCACCTCACCAAGAAGTCAGAGGTCAACGACAAAAACCACGAAATGGAAGAGATCCGCAAGAAGCTCGGCGGCGCCAACAA GGAGCTGACGCAGCTTCAGAAGGAGGTGACGGCCATCGAGACCAAGCTGGAGCAGAGGCGCAGTGACAGACACAACCTGCTGCAGGCCTGCAAGATGCAGGATATCAAACTCCCTTTCCGGTCAGGAACCATGGACGACATCAGCCAGGAGGAG GGGAACTCGCAGGAGGAGAgcatgagcagcagccagaaAACGTCCAGCACCGTTTCAGCTAAAGAAGCTCTTATCGAGCTCGACTACAGTTGCCTGTCTGAAGATCTCAAG GACGCTCTGTCGGAGGAGGAGATAAAGGCCGAGATGAACAGCCTTCAGCAGAAGCTGAACGAGCAGCAGAGCATCCTTCAGAGGATCAGCGCCCCCAACATGAAAGCCATGGAGAAGCTGGAGAGCGTCAGAGACAAATTCCAGGAGACCAGCGACG AATTCGAGGCCGCTAGGAAAAGGGCGAAGAAAGCCAAGCAAGCGTTCGAGCAGATCAAGAAGGAGAGGTACGATCGGTTCAACGCCTGCTTCGAATCCGTCGCCACCAACATCGACGAGATCTACAAAGCCCTGTCACGCAACAGCAGCGCTCAG GCTTTTCTGGGACCGGAGAACCCCGAGGAACCGTACCTGGATGGCATCAACTATAACTGTGTGGCCCCGGGGAAACGTTTCAGGCCCATGGATAATTTATCCGGAGGGGAGAAAACCGTAGCCGCTCTCGCTCTGCTCTTCGCCATCCACAG CTACAAACCTGCTCCGTTCTTCGTCCTTGATGAGATCGATGCAGCCTTGGACAACACCAACATTGGGAAG GTGGCCAACTACATCAAGGATCAGTCGGTCCAGAACTTCCAGGCCATCGTCATCTCTCTGAAAGAAGAGTTCTACACCAAGGCCGACTCGCTCATCGGAGTTTATCCCGAG CAAGGAGACTGTGTTATCAGTAAAGTCCTGACCTTCGACCTGTCTCAGTATCCAGACGCGAATCCCAACCCTAACGAGTGA